The uncultured Carboxylicivirga sp. genomic interval AAGTGCTTTCTCAATTCTATTATTATTCTCAAATACAGCTTTTTTTCAATACGTATGTTCCGCATGGGAAGAGCAATTCCCAATTCCTTCGCTTAATTCTGATCAACCATACAATATTGTTGTTTTAGGTGGATATTCAAGTATGAATGAAGAGAGCCAACAAATTAGTTTTAATCATGCTGCCGATAGATTATTAAATGCCTTACCCATCTTATTCCTGAACCCTGATAATAAAATTGTACTCAGTGGAGGATCAGCCAATATTTATTTTGATGAAACGCCCGAATCGGCATATATTATCAATTACCTTAAATCTATTAATATATCAAAAGATAAAATTCTGGTTGAAGATAAATCACGGAATACATATGAAAATGCTCTATTTACAACAAAGTTGCTTCAAGATAGTCACTTAGAACAGCCAATTATTTTGGTAACATCAGCCTTTCATATGTACAGGGCCAATGCTTGTTTCAATAAACAGGGAATGAAAGTCATCCCCTATCCGACTCAACCTTTACGAAGCCTTACTCCATTAAAACCTTTAGATTATTTTACCCCTTCGTTAAACACCTTAAACACCTGGCCTACATTAATCAAAGAATGGGTTGGGATAATAATCTACAAAATACGTTCGTATGTTTAAATTCCTATTCCAAAACCAATATTAAATACTGGATCCCACGCTTTATAAGGCGAGTTTTTATGCTGAAGCACATCAAACAAAACGCGGAATGAAACAAAACTTCTTTCACTTATATACTGGCGATACCCTCCACCCACAAATAAAAAAGGTA includes:
- a CDS encoding YdcF family protein — encoded protein: MIPFNWALILFIIAQVLKNRRIKKYLRISAFSILLLFSNTAFFQYVCSAWEEQFPIPSLNSDQPYNIVVLGGYSSMNEESQQISFNHAADRLLNALPILFLNPDNKIVLSGGSANIYFDETPESAYIINYLKSINISKDKILVEDKSRNTYENALFTTKLLQDSHLEQPIILVTSAFHMYRANACFNKQGMKVIPYPTQPLRSLTPLKPLDYFTPSLNTLNTWPTLIKEWVGIIIYKIRSYV